One window from the genome of Alnus glutinosa chromosome 13, dhAlnGlut1.1, whole genome shotgun sequence encodes:
- the LOC133854298 gene encoding uncharacterized protein LOC133854298 isoform X1 has protein sequence MNGTKRFGVPDSNPDTNDSAFRKKRVMEGSIFDVHRTESSQQLTSTTTLDMQQAKSSRQHVRALNTQFASWVQTQLKNHPDELWEDGVRDYLAHASNIMEKFSDVVNWLKVNAAKGGSLSGAESRTAENKMVPETKNSGINLPQEKAGFSPSGTTSFPTSWGAGVFSNSQSSGFTPLSTPTPFATSLSSGVFSNSQTPGSTQAGTATLFSNSFKSGVFSNSQNPGSSLAGTTTTFAKSLSSGVFSNSETSRSTPAGTTTTFATSLSSGAFSKSQSLGFTTAGTTASFATSWSSGVSSNIQTPVLFGGSQSSVTAIQSLVPTNRDASDEADGENELEQPSSPSVKKSEEKGIVVVHEVKCKLYVKPSDPADRDAWKDKGMGQLYIKCKEGVDKGTKESKPTIVVRNDVGKLLLNALLYPGIKTNLQKNSVVAIFHSLGDNDGNDGGNNSVVARTFLIRTRTEEDRNKLATAIQEYAPAP, from the exons ATGAACGGAACGAAACGTTTTGGCGTGCCCGACTCGAACCCCGACACGAACGACTCGGCC TTCCGGAAAAAAAGAGTAATGGAAGGATCTATATTTGATGTTCACAGGACAGAATCATCTCAGCAGTTGACATCAACAACTACGTTGGATATGCAGCAGGCTAAGTCATCTCGGCAGCATGTGAGAGCTCTAAATACCCAGTTTGCAAG TTGGGTGCAAACACAATTGAAGAACCATCCTGATGAACTTTGGGAAGATGGTGTCCGGGACTACCTAGCTCATGCTTCGAACATTATG GAGAAGTTTAGTGATGTTGTCAACTGGCTTAAAGTAAATGCAGCAAAAGGGGGTAGCTTGTCTGGTGCGGAATCTCGAACCGCTGAAAATAAAATGGTGCCTGAAACCAAGAATAGTGGGATAAATTTACCTCAAGAGAAAGCTGGATTTAGTCCATCGGGTACCACAAGCTTTCCAACATCATGGGGTGCTGGAGTATTCTCCAATAGTCAAAGCTCTGGGTTTACTCCTTTGAGCACACCGACACCATTTGCAACTTCATTGAGCTCTGGAGTATTTTCAAATAGTCAAACCCCTGGGTCTACTCAAGCAGGAACAGCTACACTGTTTTCAAATTCATTTAAATCAGGAGTATTTTCGAACAGTCAAAACCCTGGATCTTCTCTAGCAGGAACAACCACAACCTTTGCAAAATCATTGAGCTCTGGAGTATTTTCAAATAGTGAAACCTCTAGATCTACTCCAGCAGGCACAACCACAACTTTTGCAACTTCATTGAGCTCTGGAGCATTTTCAAAGAGTCAAAGCCTTGGGTTTACTACCGCGGGTACAACTGCAAGCTTTGCGACTTCATGGAGCTCTGGAGTATCTTCGAACATTCAAACTCCTGTCTTGTTTGGTG GGAGTCAAAGTTCAGTCACTGCTATTCAAAGTTTGGTTCCCACAAACCGTGATGCTTCAGACGAAGCAGATGGTG aAAATGAGTTGGAGCAGCCTAGCAGCCCATCTGTGAAAAAATCTGAAGAGAAGGGTATAGTTGTAGTTCATGAAGTCAAGTGCAAGCTTTATGTAAAG CCAAGTGATCCAGCAGATAGAGATGCATGGAAAGATAAAGGCATGGGGCAGCTTTACATTAAATGCAAAGAGGGTGTCGACAAGGGTACAAAAGAATCCAAACCAACCATTGTTGTTAGAAATGAT GTTGGGAAACTGCTGCTTAATGCTTTGCTGTATCCTGGCATCAAGACAAATTTACAGAAGAACTCCGTTGTTGCAATATTCCATTCTTTG GGCGATAATGATGGAAATGATGGTGGCAATAATAGCGTCGTTGCACGTACCTTCTTAATTAGGACAAGAACCGAGGAGGATCGAAATAAGCTGGCAACAGCCATTCAAGAGTATGCCCCTGCACCATGA
- the LOC133854298 gene encoding nuclear pore complex protein NUP1 isoform X2, whose protein sequence is MQQAKSSRQHVRALNTQFASWVQTQLKNHPDELWEDGVRDYLAHASNIMEKFSDVVNWLKVNAAKGGSLSGAESRTAENKMVPETKNSGINLPQEKAGFSPSGTTSFPTSWGAGVFSNSQSSGFTPLSTPTPFATSLSSGVFSNSQTPGSTQAGTATLFSNSFKSGVFSNSQNPGSSLAGTTTTFAKSLSSGVFSNSETSRSTPAGTTTTFATSLSSGAFSKSQSLGFTTAGTTASFATSWSSGVSSNIQTPVLFGGSQSSVTAIQSLVPTNRDASDEADGENELEQPSSPSVKKSEEKGIVVVHEVKCKLYVKPSDPADRDAWKDKGMGQLYIKCKEGVDKGTKESKPTIVVRNDVGKLLLNALLYPGIKTNLQKNSVVAIFHSLGDNDGNDGGNNSVVARTFLIRTRTEEDRNKLATAIQEYAPAP, encoded by the exons ATGCAGCAGGCTAAGTCATCTCGGCAGCATGTGAGAGCTCTAAATACCCAGTTTGCAAG TTGGGTGCAAACACAATTGAAGAACCATCCTGATGAACTTTGGGAAGATGGTGTCCGGGACTACCTAGCTCATGCTTCGAACATTATG GAGAAGTTTAGTGATGTTGTCAACTGGCTTAAAGTAAATGCAGCAAAAGGGGGTAGCTTGTCTGGTGCGGAATCTCGAACCGCTGAAAATAAAATGGTGCCTGAAACCAAGAATAGTGGGATAAATTTACCTCAAGAGAAAGCTGGATTTAGTCCATCGGGTACCACAAGCTTTCCAACATCATGGGGTGCTGGAGTATTCTCCAATAGTCAAAGCTCTGGGTTTACTCCTTTGAGCACACCGACACCATTTGCAACTTCATTGAGCTCTGGAGTATTTTCAAATAGTCAAACCCCTGGGTCTACTCAAGCAGGAACAGCTACACTGTTTTCAAATTCATTTAAATCAGGAGTATTTTCGAACAGTCAAAACCCTGGATCTTCTCTAGCAGGAACAACCACAACCTTTGCAAAATCATTGAGCTCTGGAGTATTTTCAAATAGTGAAACCTCTAGATCTACTCCAGCAGGCACAACCACAACTTTTGCAACTTCATTGAGCTCTGGAGCATTTTCAAAGAGTCAAAGCCTTGGGTTTACTACCGCGGGTACAACTGCAAGCTTTGCGACTTCATGGAGCTCTGGAGTATCTTCGAACATTCAAACTCCTGTCTTGTTTGGTG GGAGTCAAAGTTCAGTCACTGCTATTCAAAGTTTGGTTCCCACAAACCGTGATGCTTCAGACGAAGCAGATGGTG aAAATGAGTTGGAGCAGCCTAGCAGCCCATCTGTGAAAAAATCTGAAGAGAAGGGTATAGTTGTAGTTCATGAAGTCAAGTGCAAGCTTTATGTAAAG CCAAGTGATCCAGCAGATAGAGATGCATGGAAAGATAAAGGCATGGGGCAGCTTTACATTAAATGCAAAGAGGGTGTCGACAAGGGTACAAAAGAATCCAAACCAACCATTGTTGTTAGAAATGAT GTTGGGAAACTGCTGCTTAATGCTTTGCTGTATCCTGGCATCAAGACAAATTTACAGAAGAACTCCGTTGTTGCAATATTCCATTCTTTG GGCGATAATGATGGAAATGATGGTGGCAATAATAGCGTCGTTGCACGTACCTTCTTAATTAGGACAAGAACCGAGGAGGATCGAAATAAGCTGGCAACAGCCATTCAAGAGTATGCCCCTGCACCATGA
- the LOC133854595 gene encoding uncharacterized protein LOC133854595 — MARSSFYKMILMESDSDEELEIIANLAMEEEISASHGRSKKRRTFIRRDRLQAGADLFRDYFAEPPIYPHKYFRRRFRMSRDLFCRIQFAVEAHDPYFVQRRDGAQKLGFTSIQKITAALRMLAYGVTADFMDEYLKIGEATVLKSLKRFVQAVISIFSEKYLRSPNNEDIARLLAEGKNRGFPYMLGSIDCMHWKWKNCPASWQGMYSGHFHEPTIILEAVASYDLWIWHAFFGLPGSHNDIKVLERSFIFSDLAQGRTPPVNYTVNGHNYNMGYYLADGIYPQWATFVKTISSPRGNKRKHFATAQESARKDLERAFGVLQARFAIVRGPARFWKLETLKDIMMACVILHNMIVEDERTNNGEEDFEYEQLNEPLEPVTLGATNDFNEFIQRHHSIRDRETHSQLQLDLVEHLWQLHSEA; from the coding sequence atGGCTCGTTCTTCCTTTTACAAAATGATTCTTATGGAGTCAGACTCTGATGAAGAGTTAGAGATAATTGCAAATCTTGCAATGGAAGAAGAAATATCAGCATCACATGGTCGTTCTAAAAAACGTCGCACATTCATCCGGCGTGATCGCTTACAAGCCGGGGCAGATCTTTTTCGTGACTATTTTGCTGAACCACCAATATATCCTCACAAATATTTTCGAAGGAGATTTCGAATGAGTCGTGATCTTTTTTGCCGTATTCAATTTGCGGTTGAAGCCCATGATCCGTATTTTGTCCAAAGAAGAGATGGTGCCCAAAAGCTTGGATTTACTTCCATTCAGAAAATTACAGCCGCACTTAGGATGCTTGCATATGGTGTTACAGCTGACTTTATGGATGAATACTTGAAGATTGGAGAAGCCACTGTCCTTAAGAGTCttaaaaggtttgttcaagcggtgatttcaattttttcagaaaaatactTAAGGTCACCCAACAATGAAGACATCGCTAGATTGTTAGCGGAAGGCAAAAACCGTGGATTTCCATACATGTTAGGGAGCATTGATTGCATGCACTGGAAATGGAAAAATTGTCCAGCTTCATGGCAAGGTATGTATTCTGGTCATTTTCACGAACCAACTATTATTTTGGAAGCAGTGGCTTCATATGATCTTTGGATATGGCACGCTTTTTTTGGTTTACCTGGGTCTCATAATGATATAAAAGTGCTGGAAAGGTCATTTATATTTTCTGATCTCGCTCAAGGACGTACTCCTCCTGTTAACTACACTGTTAATGGTCATAACTATAATATGGGATACTACCTCGCTGATGGCATATATCCACAGTGGGCAACTTTTGTAAAAACAATTTCATCTCCACgaggaaataagagaaaacacttTGCTACAGCCCAAGAGTCGGCGAGGAAAGATCTAGAGCGGGCGTTTGGAGTACTTCAAGCACGATTTGCAATAGTACGTGGACCTGCACGATTTTGGAAACTTGAAACACTTAAAGACATAATGATGGCATGTGTAATTCTACATAATATGATCGTTGAAGATGAGCGAACTAATAATGGAGAAGAAGACTTTGAGTATGAACAACTCAATGAACCACTTGAACCAGTGACACTTGGGGCTACAAATGATTTTAATGAGTTCATTCAACGCCATCATTCCATTAGAGACAGGGAAACTCATTCTCAACTCCAGTTGGATCTTGTTGAGCACTTATGGCAACTACATAGTGAGGCATAG